The DNA region TACACGGGGATGTTGGACGCCATCGAGCAAAACAAGCTGCGCTCAAACGTATCGCTCAAACCGACCCACATGGGGCTCGATTTCGGCGATGACGTCTGCCTCGGCAACATCAAGCGTGTGGCGGCCCACGCCCGCCACACCGGCAACTTCGTGCGTATTGACATGGAAGGCTCGCCATACACGCAGCGCACGCTCGACCTGTATCGCGCGCTGCGCGCGGACGGCGCTGACAACGTCGGTATCGTCATCCAGGCGTACCTGTTTCGCTCGGCCGACGATATTGCAGCGCTGGCCGCGATGGGCGCGCGCGTGCGATTGTTCAAATGCGCGTACAAGGAACCTGACCATATCGCCTTTCCGCGCAAGGCCAATGTCGACGCCAGCTTCCGGAACCTGATCTCTGCGCTCTGGTCGCCGGAGGCGCTCGCCGCCGGCGCTCACGCCGCGCTCGCCACGCACGACGAGCGGATCATTGCGTGGGCCATTGACGAAGCCGCGAAACGCGGCGTGGCGAAAGACCGCTTCGAGTTCCAGATGCTGTACGGCATCCGCCGCGAGCGCCAGGAGCAACTGGCGCGCGACGGCTACACCGTGCGTGTGTATGTGCCGTACGGCACACAGTGGTACCCGTACTTCATGCGCCGCCTGGCCGAGCGCCCGGCCAACGTGCTGTTCCTGATCAAGAACCTATTCGAGAAGTAGGACGCCTCCGGTATGCACGTTCTGAACTCCCGCGTCATGCGCCACACGACGGCCTGGTGCGCGGTGCTCATGCTGTTGAGCGCCGCCGCAGCGCAGCCCGCCGATGCCGCCGAGGGGTACTACAACGGCCTCAAGTTGCCATACATCGCCGGCGCCGCGCGCATTGTGGTGCGCACCACCAGTCACGGCCCCGGCCGGCACGCGGTCGACTTCGGCCTGATCTACGAGCCGGTGCTTGCCATGTATGGCGGGCGGGTTGTGGTCGCCTCGCAGAGCGTCAACGAGGGGCGCTATGTGGTCATCGATCACGGCGATGGCTACTGCGCGAACTACCTGCACTTCGACAAGGTGCAGGTGAGGGCCGGGCAGCGCGTCCAGCAGGGCGAAGTGCTCGGCATATCCGGCAACACCGGCAAGTCGACCGGGCCGCACCTGCACGCTGCCGTCTTCCGCAAAGTGACCGCCTCCTGCACCGGGGCGGGGGCGGGTACCGAGGTAATGCTGCTGTTTGACGAGTTCCCATCGCGCGAATTGCGCGCCGGCGACTGGATCGTGTCACGCAACGGCCGCCCGACCGCCCCGTACTACCCCTCGGTGGATATCGCCGCCAGCGATTCGCTGCTGGTCAAGTGGAACGACTACTCCAACAACGAGGATGGATTCAAGATCGAGCGGCGCACGGGTGCCAAAGGTGCATGGGCGCAGGTCGGCACGGTTGGGGAGAACGCGACCAACCTGCGCGATGCCGGCCTGGCGCCGAGCACGCAGTTCTGCTATCGCATGCGCGCCTTCAATCGCGCCGGCGACTCGACGTATTCGAACATTACCTGCGCGTCGACCCTGGCTCGCGGCAGCGCGCCGGTCGTGTTGGCGCCCCCCACGGCGCCGCAATCGCCGCCCGCAGCCGGCCCGCTGTCGCCTGCGCCCGGAGCTGAGGCGTTGGATACAGCGGACAGCGCACCAGGCGGCGAGGCGTTCATCTACAATGGGTTGCTCGGATTGCGAATCCTGATGCAACAGATCGGTCTGCTGTCGGCGCTGCCCGACGAGAACGACGGGGAGTAGGTTTGGCCCGGGCGGCAATCAAGTCTTTGCATGGTTTGCCCGCACCAGACAGATATGCTATCCTCCCGCACCATGAATAACGAACTGTTCTCCCTCAAAGACAAAACAGCGATCATCACTGGCGCGTCCAAAGGCATCGGCGAGTCGATCGCGCGCGGCTTCGCGAAGGCCGGCGCGCGCGTCGTCGTCAGCAGCCGCAAGCAGGACGCGGTGGACGATGTGGCGCGCCAGATCAACGCGGCCGGCGGCGTCGCCATCGGTGTCGCGGCGCACATGGGCGAGCCCGGCGCTATCAGCGCGCTCATCGACGCAACG from Chloroflexota bacterium includes:
- a CDS encoding peptidoglycan DD-metalloendopeptidase family protein, producing the protein MHVLNSRVMRHTTAWCAVLMLLSAAAAQPADAAEGYYNGLKLPYIAGAARIVVRTTSHGPGRHAVDFGLIYEPVLAMYGGRVVVASQSVNEGRYVVIDHGDGYCANYLHFDKVQVRAGQRVQQGEVLGISGNTGKSTGPHLHAAVFRKVTASCTGAGAGTEVMLLFDEFPSRELRAGDWIVSRNGRPTAPYYPSVDIAASDSLLVKWNDYSNNEDGFKIERRTGAKGAWAQVGTVGENATNLRDAGLAPSTQFCYRMRAFNRAGDSTYSNITCASTLARGSAPVVLAPPTAPQSPPAAGPLSPAPGAEALDTADSAPGGEAFIYNGLLGLRILMQQIGLLSALPDENDGE
- a CDS encoding proline dehydrogenase family protein; this translates as MTRALFINLSRNDAFQRFVIRFPLSRRVSRRFVAGETLAEAVAAIQRLNAKGLLATFDHLGENVKSAGEARAAADAYTGMLDAIEQNKLRSNVSLKPTHMGLDFGDDVCLGNIKRVAAHARHTGNFVRIDMEGSPYTQRTLDLYRALRADGADNVGIVIQAYLFRSADDIAALAAMGARVRLFKCAYKEPDHIAFPRKANVDASFRNLISALWSPEALAAGAHAALATHDERIIAWAIDEAAKRGVAKDRFEFQMLYGIRRERQEQLARDGYTVRVYVPYGTQWYPYFMRRLAERPANVLFLIKNLFEK